One window of Thiomicrorhabdus lithotrophica genomic DNA carries:
- a CDS encoding response regulator transcription factor, with amino-acid sequence MSIKKILIVDDQEMIRKLVKMTLAAEDFEVLEAKNGVEALAIAQKKIPDVIILDVMMPGELNGIDVCKQLRRIPVTKEATILMLSAKTQTVDKEEGIYAGATDYLVKPFSPAHLLGKIREHLG; translated from the coding sequence ATGAGTATCAAAAAAATACTGATTGTTGATGATCAGGAAATGATAAGAAAGCTAGTGAAAATGACACTTGCCGCAGAAGATTTTGAGGTGCTAGAGGCAAAGAATGGTGTAGAGGCGCTAGCTATCGCTCAAAAAAAGATACCTGATGTAATCATTCTAGATGTAATGATGCCTGGAGAGTTGAATGGAATAGATGTTTGTAAACAATTGCGTAGAATTCCAGTTACCAAAGAGGCTACGATACTTATGCTTTCAGCTAAAACACAGACCGTGGACAAAGAAGAAGGTATATACGCTGGCGCGACGGATTATTTAGTCAAGCCTTTTAGTCCGGCACATCTTTTAGGTAAAATTAGGGAGCATTTAGGGTAA
- a CDS encoding substrate-binding domain-containing protein, with product MIRALLISFLLLPTIVLADQHTIRLAIATSIENSGLLKHLLNSFNSDKKYNIDLQVVGSGKALRLGRSGDVDLIWVHSPQAEQKFINDGHSLEYQTVMKNNFVIIGPKNDPAKITQAKNVIEAFKRIAKQESTFFSRGDDSGTHKKEIALWSKTNINPIGEDWYIETGSGMAQTIQDAQSENAYMLCDQATFLVKENNKLTTLLKDSVNLFNPYSIILIKNKSTQNQKASRLLYEWLTSEKGRAEIENFKYNGHQLFSPITIN from the coding sequence ATGATCCGCGCATTACTTATAAGCTTTTTACTTCTACCCACTATCGTCCTCGCTGACCAACATACTATCCGGCTTGCTATTGCAACTTCGATTGAAAACTCAGGCTTACTAAAGCATCTATTAAACTCTTTTAATAGTGATAAAAAATACAATATAGATTTACAAGTTGTTGGCAGTGGTAAAGCTTTACGCTTAGGAAGATCCGGCGATGTTGACCTAATATGGGTGCATTCCCCTCAAGCTGAACAAAAGTTTATCAATGATGGTCATTCCCTAGAATATCAAACCGTGATGAAGAATAATTTTGTTATTATCGGCCCCAAAAATGACCCTGCCAAAATCACTCAAGCAAAAAATGTCATTGAAGCTTTTAAACGAATTGCAAAACAAGAATCAACCTTTTTTTCTAGGGGAGATGATTCGGGTACACACAAAAAAGAAATTGCACTATGGTCCAAGACCAACATAAACCCTATCGGGGAGGACTGGTATATTGAAACGGGTTCAGGAATGGCACAAACAATCCAGGATGCCCAATCAGAAAACGCATACATGCTATGTGACCAAGCTACTTTTTTAGTTAAAGAAAACAACAAGTTAACAACACTATTAAAGGACAGTGTTAACCTATTTAACCCTTATAGCATCATTCTGATAAAAAATAAAAGCACACAAAACCAAAAAGCATCGAGATTACTATATGAATGGTTAACATCTGAAAAAGGCAGAGCTGAAATTGAGAACTTTAAATATAATGGGCATCAATTGTTTAGCCCTATAACAATAAATTAA
- a CDS encoding 6-phosphofructokinase: MNAHQPKSPVQTQQAKNVLYAQAGGVTAVINVSAAAVIETIQQNSEVFDKTYAAVNGIKGVLEEELIDLTDIRDETLAQLKYQPGAAFKACRFDLDPLEHNPEQYQRVLEVFKTYEIGYFLYNGGNGSMVTAQKVAEYCCQHGHPVTCVGVAKTIDNDLALTHCSPGFGSAAKYIATSFLNATLDIMSMHNTSTKFFALEAMGRNTGWLTIAAGLVKDVIPDVPIIILPAERPFNEKAFFDKVDQLIASKGYCVCAVSEGIVKENGEYITIAGVEHTHERDYVQLGGVASTLSHLVGKHLNSKTHYAIPDYCQRSASHMVSKIDWQLAYDAGKEAVKAAVRGEHGVLPIVKLTSSTPFSYEFETVELNAVADLEKHVPEEFLAEDGMDITEAALDYLRPLIQGEHSAPFKNGLPNIPPIQFTPVEKQLAPFAVIK; this comes from the coding sequence GTGAACGCTCATCAGCCCAAATCACCTGTGCAAACTCAACAAGCCAAAAACGTTCTTTATGCACAAGCAGGAGGCGTGACCGCTGTCATTAATGTCAGTGCTGCAGCCGTTATTGAAACCATTCAACAAAACTCCGAAGTATTTGACAAAACTTATGCTGCAGTAAATGGCATTAAAGGTGTTTTAGAAGAAGAGCTGATTGATTTAACCGATATTAGAGACGAAACCTTAGCCCAGCTGAAATACCAGCCAGGCGCAGCTTTTAAAGCGTGCAGATTTGATTTAGATCCACTCGAGCATAACCCAGAACAATATCAACGTGTGTTAGAAGTCTTTAAAACCTATGAGATTGGTTATTTCTTATATAACGGCGGTAATGGCTCAATGGTTACCGCTCAAAAAGTCGCCGAATATTGTTGCCAACACGGTCACCCTGTTACCTGTGTAGGTGTAGCCAAAACAATTGATAATGACTTAGCACTTACTCATTGCAGCCCTGGCTTTGGAAGTGCTGCCAAATACATCGCAACCAGTTTTTTAAATGCCACTCTAGACATTATGTCGATGCATAATACCTCTACCAAATTCTTTGCATTAGAAGCGATGGGACGCAATACTGGTTGGTTAACCATTGCCGCAGGCCTGGTAAAAGATGTGATTCCTGATGTACCCATTATTATTTTGCCAGCAGAGCGCCCTTTTAATGAAAAAGCCTTTTTTGACAAAGTAGATCAATTGATCGCCAGCAAAGGTTATTGCGTTTGCGCTGTATCCGAAGGGATTGTTAAAGAAAATGGTGAATACATTACCATTGCGGGGGTTGAGCATACTCACGAACGTGATTACGTGCAACTGGGTGGCGTCGCTTCCACTTTATCCCACTTGGTTGGCAAACACTTAAACAGCAAAACACACTATGCCATTCCAGACTATTGCCAACGTTCGGCAAGTCACATGGTTTCAAAAATCGATTGGCAATTAGCCTATGATGCAGGCAAAGAAGCGGTTAAAGCGGCTGTTAGAGGTGAACATGGTGTTTTACCCATTGTGAAGCTTACCTCTTCGACTCCGTTTAGCTATGAATTTGAAACAGTAGAATTGAATGCCGTTGCGGATTTAGAAAAACATGTACCAGAAGAATTTTTAGCCGAAGATGGCATGGATATTACCGAGGCGGCTTTAGACTATCTTCGCCCATTAATTCAAGGCGAACATAGCGCACCTTTTAAAAACGGATTACCGAATATTCCACCCATTCAATTTACCCCCGTTGAGAAACAGCTTGCGCCTTTTGCGGTGATAAAATAA
- a CDS encoding putative bifunctional diguanylate cyclase/phosphodiesterase, whose product MPKLLTSIRLKLLLFLSVLLFTLGLFVFNYFSVNESAWLHEKKVLQQTNLAIELSYKTKSSFASQLHAWKNILLRGHIAKTYHSHLKDFYQLERETRSSIKALKVFSKEFPQITPPLNKLQASHKELGQQFRNALRTFNETDIDPGPATDKFLQGYEEIPITLLNDLVTILQIERNEFIKEIELNKAEQQERLLISSTILLLLLSAAYYWLLDRRIAKPAEQATQLSSIINHAEKVAKFGTWDWDSSTQKHHWSEGFLQILNLEKRAEQSFAIFLDKLLPSERKQVEVILSQARHNMNPFRVSARLNIFHDGKPRYIELRGQVTKLKASSNHVRITSIIYDITDRVEIQDQLELYLRLFEHTGEPVLISNSKNEIIKVNRAFEEALGYKQSDLIGKDPKVLASGKTDPQTYESLWRLLKNNISWHGELWNRHENGKIIPFWATISPIRNNQNEIENYIANYSDISQIKDVEARIHKLAHQDSLTGLLNRLSLEDRLKQSISEAKRNQHNLAVLFLDMDRFKIINDTIGHHAGDEILIQIAHRLKSILRESDIISRIGGDEFVIALPNYGEIYSLKNLIDKIINELRVPYMVDGNKLVSTPSLGISLYPEDGTDSESLMKNADTAMYSVKEHGRNSYQFFKQEMNDVIQMKLILEQELLNAIEQNEFCLYYQPQICGKEHKIIGLEALIRWQHPEKGLISPDFFIPIAEESGLIIPISQWVLHEAIKTIANFKEFGFSNITMAINISQQQFKSESFHDEIARTLKTFNIPGRFLELEITESQAMENAEQTIEILHGLKKLNVSIALDDFGTGYSSLAYLKRLPIDIVKVDRSFIQDIEHDSNDAEISSAAISLSHNLGLKVIAEGVETETQLAFLKSHNCDVMQGYFFSRPLPENELLAWMKSFAS is encoded by the coding sequence ATGCCTAAACTTTTGACATCCATTCGCTTAAAACTATTACTTTTCTTAAGCGTTCTTTTATTTACACTAGGTTTATTTGTATTTAACTATTTCTCTGTTAATGAGTCTGCATGGTTGCATGAAAAAAAGGTCTTACAGCAGACTAACCTAGCCATTGAACTTTCTTATAAAACTAAATCTTCTTTTGCTTCCCAGCTTCATGCATGGAAAAATATTCTATTACGTGGTCACATTGCCAAAACCTATCACTCTCATTTGAAAGACTTCTACCAATTAGAAAGAGAAACTCGATCATCTATTAAAGCATTAAAAGTCTTCTCTAAAGAGTTTCCTCAAATTACTCCACCCCTTAACAAACTTCAGGCAAGTCATAAAGAACTAGGACAACAATTTCGTAATGCTCTCCGTACATTTAATGAAACTGATATCGATCCAGGACCTGCTACAGACAAATTTTTACAAGGGTATGAAGAAATTCCTATAACACTATTAAATGATTTAGTGACCATTTTACAAATCGAAAGAAACGAATTTATAAAAGAAATTGAGTTAAATAAAGCTGAGCAACAAGAACGCCTCTTAATAAGCAGTACAATATTATTATTATTATTATCTGCAGCTTACTATTGGTTATTAGATCGCCGTATTGCAAAACCTGCAGAGCAGGCTACGCAACTTTCAAGCATCATTAATCACGCCGAAAAAGTCGCTAAATTTGGAACCTGGGACTGGGATTCATCCACTCAAAAACACCATTGGTCTGAAGGTTTTTTACAGATATTAAATCTAGAAAAGCGAGCAGAACAATCTTTTGCTATATTTCTAGATAAACTACTCCCAAGCGAACGTAAGCAAGTTGAGGTTATTTTAAGTCAAGCTCGTCACAATATGAATCCATTCAGGGTTTCTGCTCGCTTAAACATTTTTCACGATGGTAAGCCACGCTATATAGAATTGAGAGGGCAAGTCACTAAACTCAAAGCTTCATCTAACCATGTACGTATTACCAGTATCATTTATGACATTACTGATAGAGTTGAAATACAAGATCAGCTTGAACTTTACTTGCGCCTCTTTGAACACACTGGAGAACCAGTACTTATTTCAAATAGTAAAAATGAAATTATAAAAGTAAACCGAGCATTTGAAGAGGCCCTTGGTTATAAACAGTCTGATTTAATCGGTAAAGATCCTAAGGTTCTGGCTTCTGGCAAAACCGACCCACAAACTTATGAAAGTTTATGGCGACTTTTAAAGAACAACATTAGCTGGCATGGTGAACTATGGAATCGACATGAAAATGGCAAAATCATACCTTTTTGGGCCACGATTTCCCCAATCAGAAATAATCAAAACGAAATTGAAAACTACATTGCCAACTATTCTGATATTAGCCAAATCAAAGATGTAGAGGCTCGTATCCATAAATTAGCGCACCAGGATTCTTTAACAGGGTTATTAAACCGTTTGAGCTTAGAAGACAGGCTCAAGCAGTCAATTTCAGAAGCAAAACGTAATCAGCACAATCTAGCTGTACTATTTCTAGACATGGATCGTTTTAAAATTATTAATGACACCATTGGACATCACGCTGGTGATGAAATATTAATACAAATTGCCCATCGCCTAAAAAGCATTCTTAGAGAAAGTGACATTATCTCTCGAATAGGTGGAGATGAATTCGTTATAGCCCTTCCAAATTATGGTGAAATTTATTCATTAAAGAATCTAATCGATAAAATCATTAACGAACTAAGAGTTCCTTATATGGTTGACGGTAATAAACTTGTTTCTACTCCTAGCTTAGGTATTAGCCTTTACCCTGAAGACGGAACTGATAGTGAAAGCCTAATGAAAAATGCTGATACAGCGATGTATTCAGTTAAAGAGCATGGACGTAATAGTTATCAATTTTTCAAACAAGAAATGAATGATGTTATTCAAATGAAACTCATTCTTGAACAGGAGCTCTTAAATGCGATTGAACAGAATGAATTTTGTCTGTATTACCAACCTCAAATTTGTGGTAAAGAGCACAAAATCATTGGATTAGAAGCCTTAATTCGCTGGCAACATCCCGAAAAAGGTTTAATTTCTCCTGATTTTTTTATTCCTATTGCAGAGGAGTCAGGGTTGATCATCCCAATAAGTCAATGGGTCCTTCATGAAGCAATCAAGACAATTGCCAACTTTAAAGAATTTGGTTTTTCAAATATTACCATGGCTATAAATATTTCACAGCAACAGTTCAAATCCGAAAGCTTCCATGACGAAATTGCACGCACACTCAAGACATTTAATATACCAGGGCGTTTTCTTGAACTGGAGATCACTGAAAGTCAAGCAATGGAAAATGCTGAACAAACCATCGAGATACTGCATGGATTAAAAAAATTAAATGTCTCTATTGCTTTAGATGATTTTGGAACAGGTTATTCATCATTAGCTTATTTAAAACGCTTACCTATTGATATTGTGAAAGTAGATCGTTCCTTTATACAAGACATAGAACATGACTCAAATGATGCTGAAATAAGCTCTGCAGCGATATCATTGTCACACAACTTAGGATTAAAGGTCATAGCAGAAGGTGTTGAGACTGAAACTCAACTCGCTTTTTTGAAGAGTCACAATTGTGATGTTATGCAAGGATACTTTTTTAGCCGTCCACTCCCAGAAAATGAACTACTGGCATGGATGAAATCCTTCGCTAGTTAA
- a CDS encoding ribonuclease D, translated as MSKQTYLSILTESQLHDYCQQILANSAIGWIAIDTEFVRVDTYFPELSLVQIQDNLGQAVIIDPIAIKENATTDKPLHSLIELLSSEAVIKVFHSARQDIEVLYQLEGIMPAAIFDTQIASVFRKHGEIAGFARVIENELNTKLDKSQTRTNWHSRPLTEKQINYALDDVRYLAPLYEKYLQDLTPLQLKAVQEDCDALLDESLYKPNPEKAGDKVKGTKGLKGKGIAIINTLAQWREVYAIEHNRPKKWVMSDEVIVHIAKRPPQTVQALYKVPNIKASSVKGYGEEWVQLIDEVFAMESHELPKPPKLASKETPQEEAVLHYLHSYIHQIALNYKLVASNLINKTLLLELIREPEQPKLTGWRQELIGSDLQALLLSQADLRIDQNKVVLVTKS; from the coding sequence ATGAGTAAACAAACCTATCTATCGATTCTGACTGAATCACAACTACATGACTACTGCCAACAGATTCTAGCAAATTCCGCCATTGGATGGATTGCGATTGATACAGAATTTGTTCGAGTCGACACTTATTTTCCTGAATTGAGTCTGGTGCAAATCCAAGACAACTTAGGTCAGGCAGTTATTATTGACCCTATTGCGATAAAAGAAAACGCCACAACGGATAAGCCACTGCACTCCTTGATTGAATTACTAAGTTCTGAAGCGGTTATTAAAGTATTTCATTCCGCACGACAAGATATTGAAGTACTGTATCAGTTAGAAGGTATTATGCCTGCCGCCATTTTTGATACTCAAATCGCTTCAGTATTTCGCAAGCATGGCGAAATTGCCGGTTTTGCACGCGTTATTGAAAATGAGTTAAATACCAAACTCGATAAAAGTCAGACACGCACTAACTGGCACAGTCGCCCTTTAACGGAAAAACAGATTAATTATGCTTTAGATGATGTGCGTTATTTGGCGCCTTTATATGAAAAATATCTACAGGATCTCACACCTCTTCAACTTAAAGCGGTTCAAGAAGATTGTGATGCGCTACTCGATGAATCTCTATATAAACCTAATCCAGAAAAAGCCGGTGACAAAGTTAAAGGTACTAAAGGCCTTAAAGGTAAAGGCATTGCCATTATCAATACCTTGGCGCAATGGCGAGAAGTCTATGCGATTGAGCATAACCGTCCTAAAAAATGGGTGATGAGTGACGAGGTCATTGTGCATATTGCAAAACGCCCACCACAAACGGTTCAAGCACTCTATAAAGTCCCTAATATCAAAGCCTCTTCAGTTAAAGGGTATGGTGAAGAGTGGGTACAGTTAATCGATGAAGTTTTTGCGATGGAAAGTCATGAATTACCAAAGCCACCGAAGCTTGCCAGCAAAGAAACGCCACAAGAAGAAGCGGTATTGCATTACCTACATTCCTATATCCATCAAATTGCTTTAAACTATAAACTCGTTGCCAGTAATCTCATTAACAAAACACTGTTGTTAGAGTTGATTAGGGAACCAGAACAGCCTAAGTTAACTGGATGGCGACAAGAATTAATTGGTTCAGATTTACAAGCTCTTTTGTTAAGTCAGGCAGATTTAAGAATTGATCAAAACAAAGTGGTTTTGGTCACAAAAAGTTAA
- the mpl gene encoding UDP-N-acetylmuramate:L-alanyl-gamma-D-glutamyl-meso-diaminopimelate ligase, whose protein sequence is MKPQKIHILGIAGTFMGGIAQIAKAMGHEVTGSDKAIYPPMSTQLEQAGIGVLDDDSTEFLKQEPDAVVVGNAKSRGHVAVEATLNAQQVYTSGPQWLAEHILKDRWVVAVAGTHGKTSTASIVAWILEYAELNPGFLIGGVPENFGVSARLGDSPFFVVEADEYDTAFFDKRSKFVHYHPRTCVLNNLEFDHADIFDSVKDIQKQFHHLVRTVPGNGLIVMPTDEPNLDEVITQGCWTPIEKQGEKGEWSFKLYEQDGSEFEVSYKGNDVGRVKWSLTGLHNVRNALSAVAAAVHCGVPASIAVEGLSEFKGIRRRMTLIGEVNEIKIYDDFAHHPTAIDTTLKGAKNQLNKQGSNQVSNQATRPGKSGRLIAVFEPRSNTMRMGIHKATLPLAFKEADAVYAFIDNDWNWNLPTEEFSQPVHVQNSYDALLKQLVAELQPGDTVVMMSNGSFGGLHQKLFAALQAK, encoded by the coding sequence GTGAAACCACAAAAAATTCATATCTTAGGCATTGCCGGAACCTTTATGGGCGGAATTGCTCAAATTGCAAAGGCCATGGGGCATGAGGTAACCGGCTCTGATAAAGCGATTTATCCGCCTATGAGTACTCAGTTAGAACAAGCGGGTATCGGTGTGCTAGATGACGATTCGACTGAGTTTTTAAAACAAGAACCTGATGCGGTTGTGGTGGGTAATGCTAAAAGTCGTGGACATGTTGCGGTAGAAGCCACTTTAAATGCCCAGCAAGTTTATACCTCTGGCCCACAATGGTTAGCTGAACATATTTTAAAAGATCGCTGGGTGGTTGCGGTTGCGGGTACACACGGTAAAACTTCAACCGCTTCGATTGTGGCCTGGATTTTAGAATATGCAGAACTCAATCCTGGTTTCTTGATTGGTGGTGTACCTGAGAACTTTGGTGTTTCGGCGCGTTTAGGTGATTCGCCGTTTTTTGTGGTTGAAGCAGACGAATACGACACCGCCTTTTTTGATAAACGCTCTAAGTTTGTGCATTACCACCCAAGAACGTGTGTATTAAATAATTTAGAGTTTGATCATGCGGATATTTTTGATTCCGTTAAAGATATTCAAAAGCAATTTCATCACTTAGTGCGAACCGTACCAGGCAATGGCCTAATTGTAATGCCAACCGATGAACCTAATTTAGACGAAGTCATTACTCAAGGTTGCTGGACACCCATTGAAAAGCAGGGTGAAAAGGGTGAGTGGAGCTTTAAACTTTACGAGCAAGACGGTTCTGAATTTGAAGTGAGTTATAAAGGTAATGATGTAGGGCGAGTTAAATGGTCTTTAACGGGTTTACACAATGTACGAAATGCATTGAGTGCGGTAGCGGCCGCAGTGCATTGCGGTGTACCTGCAAGTATTGCAGTTGAGGGTTTATCTGAATTTAAAGGGATTCGCCGTAGAATGACCTTGATTGGCGAAGTCAATGAAATCAAAATCTATGACGATTTTGCTCACCATCCTACCGCCATTGATACCACATTAAAAGGCGCTAAAAACCAGTTAAATAAACAAGGCTCAAACCAAGTTTCAAATCAAGCTACCAGGCCTGGTAAGTCTGGAAGATTAATTGCCGTGTTTGAACCACGTTCAAATACTATGAGAATGGGAATCCACAAAGCTACCTTGCCATTAGCCTTTAAAGAAGCCGATGCAGTTTATGCCTTTATTGATAACGACTGGAATTGGAATTTACCCACCGAAGAGTTTAGCCAGCCAGTGCACGTTCAAAATAGCTACGATGCACTGCTAAAACAGCTTGTTGCTGAATTACAACCAGGCGATACCGTTGTTATGATGAGTAACGGCAGTTTTGGCGGCCTACACCAAAAACTGTTTGCCGCTTTACAAGCTAAATAG
- a CDS encoding MYG1 family protein: MLVTHSGRFHADEVFATSMVLMVEDRQITRSRDEEVIKQADIVLDVGAEYDPETLRFDHHQNSFTEEREDGTPYATAGLIWRHYAKRIFTAKGLKGDYEINFATQWVDDKLIKDIDAVDNGMYQEDPRPSVSLLIAMMNESSDEKEKQEIAFNKALELTNDILENFIKAAMKEAEVVVELEAYAKTVEEGILVLDKNLPFKDFIRSHPEITRVVYPRSEEQYGVYCNSQENHLPKRFRGLRDTELNEVTGLTDTIFCHKSGFMAVTLSLESALFMAKSH; the protein is encoded by the coding sequence ATGCTCGTTACACATTCAGGTCGCTTTCACGCTGACGAAGTTTTTGCCACCTCTATGGTTCTTATGGTGGAAGACCGTCAAATCACTCGTAGTCGTGACGAGGAAGTCATTAAACAAGCGGATATCGTATTAGATGTAGGAGCTGAATATGACCCAGAAACTCTGCGTTTTGATCATCATCAAAATAGCTTCACTGAAGAACGCGAAGACGGCACACCTTACGCCACAGCAGGCTTAATTTGGCGCCACTATGCTAAACGCATTTTTACCGCTAAAGGGCTAAAAGGCGATTATGAAATCAACTTTGCGACTCAATGGGTAGATGACAAACTGATTAAAGACATTGATGCTGTAGACAATGGTATGTATCAAGAAGATCCTCGCCCTTCTGTCTCTCTATTAATTGCGATGATGAACGAATCTTCTGACGAGAAAGAAAAACAAGAGATTGCCTTTAACAAAGCGCTTGAACTGACTAACGATATTTTAGAAAACTTTATAAAAGCCGCCATGAAAGAAGCCGAAGTGGTGGTTGAACTGGAAGCCTATGCAAAAACCGTTGAAGAAGGGATTTTAGTTTTAGATAAAAACCTGCCTTTTAAAGACTTCATCCGCTCTCACCCTGAAATTACCCGAGTGGTTTATCCAAGAAGTGAAGAGCAATATGGCGTTTACTGCAACAGCCAAGAAAACCATCTACCAAAAAGATTTCGTGGTTTGAGAGACACTGAGCTAAACGAAGTAACAGGATTAACCGATACAATTTTCTGTCATAAGTCTGGCTTTATGGCAGTGACATTAAGCTTAGAAAGCGCCCTTTTCATGGCCAAAAGCCATTAA